The following coding sequences lie in one Apium graveolens cultivar Ventura chromosome 1, ASM990537v1, whole genome shotgun sequence genomic window:
- the LOC141709733 gene encoding uncharacterized protein LOC141709733 — MAERSKVKDGMIGLSYPMLNRGNYTVWSIKMKVYLQAQGVWHAVEAESTMPDEEKTDKMAMAAIYQSIPEDILLSVAEKKTANETWVAVKTTCLGADKVKKARVQTLKAEFESLSMKETEVIEDFCMKLNSLVTNIRALGEEIQEAYIMKKLLRAVPGKFLQIASTIEQFGDLETMTVEETVGPLKAHEERLRGQSDTSGGQLLLTAEEWSKKEIDETKLLLTREEWLKRSGNGGTQGSTSSRGRNGRDFTRGTCDKSKVRCFSCLGYGHYTAECKKIKREREQKEEANLARMDDEPALLMAEKVFLVDEGKVSPRLNQVNKGKQGDSNVWYLDNGATTT, encoded by the coding sequence ATGGCAGAGAGAAGCAAAGTGAAGGATGGTATGATCGGGCTAAGCTACCCTATGTTAAACAGGGGAAACTATACGGTCTGGTCGATCAAAATGAAGGTGTATTTGCAAGCACAAGGAGTATGGCACGCTGTGGAGGCGGAGTCAACAATGCCCGACGAGGAAAAGACAGATAAGATGGCAATGGCAGCCATTTATCAGAGCATTCCGGAGGACATCTTGTTGTCTGTGGCAGAGAAAAAGACAGCAAACGAGACATGGGTAGCTGTCAAAACCACGTGTCTAGGTGCTGATAAAGTGAAAAAGGCGAGGGTACAAACTCTTAAGGCTGAGTTTGAATCCCTGAGTATGAAAGAGACAGAGGTAATCGAAGACTTCTGTATGAAACTCAATAGTTTGGTGACAAATATTCGAGCTTTAGGAGAAGAAATACAGGAGGCCTATATTATGAAGAAACTGCTGAGGGCAGTACCCGGAAAATTCCTTCAAATAGCCTCTACCATTGAACAATTTGGTGACTTGGAGACTATGACTGTCGAGGAAACGGTTGGACCTCTTAAAGCCCATGAAGAAAGACTCAGGGGTCAGAGTGATACTAGTGGGGGACAGTTACTTTTAACAGCAGAAGAATGGTCCAAGAAGGAAATAGACGAGACCAAGCTACTTCTCACGAGAGAGGAATGGTTGAAACGGAGTGGAAATGGTGGAACACAGGGCTCTACGAGTTCAAGGGGTCGAAATGGGAGAGATTTTACTCGAGGAACATGCGACAAGAGCAAAGTTCGCTGTTTCAGTTGTCTTGGGTACGGACACTATACTGCGGAATGTAAGAAAATAAAACGGGAAAGGGAGCAAAAGGAGGAGGCGAATTTGGCCAGAATGGATGATGAACCTGCTTTGCTAATGGCAGAAAAGGTATTTTTAGTGGACGAAGGAAAAGTGTCGCCCAGGTTGAATCAAGTTAACAAAGGAAAACAAGGTGATTCCAACGTTTGGTACCTTGACAACGGGGCAACAACCACATGA